The DNA window CCGGACAAGCAGCTGGCCCGGTTCGGCCAGGTCGTGCAGGCCATGCTGGCCAAGATCCCGCACCAGGCGAGCACCACCACCGCGGTGCTCAACAGCCTGGCCGCGGTCCCGGACCCGGCGCTGCCCAACGACAAGCTGGCCGGGATCCTGACCGCGCTCGGCGCCGAGGAGCAGGGCGGCCGGTTCACCGAGCAGCCGCTGCCGGTGCGCTCCGACGGCTCCGGGGTGATGGACCTGGACCAGGCGTCCGCGGTCGTCAAGAACCTGCTGCCCGGCGCGTCCAAGGCCAAGGACAACGGCGGCCTGACCCGGGTCTCGGTGGCCGACGCCACGGGCCGGTCGGACACCGTCTCCAGCCGCGCGATGGCCGAGTCCAAGCTCGTCGGCGGCGGTTACACGCCGATGGACCAGGGCGTGGTGGCGCAGGCGCCGAACACCTACGTGATGGTGCCGTCCCAGGGCGCGATGTCGCTCGGCGACCAGGTGGCGCTGGCGCTGGGGCTGCCGGACAGCGCGGTGCGGGTCACACCCTTCGACACCACGCTCACCGACGCCCGGGTGGTGCTCGGCGCGGACTGGACGCAGATCGGGCAGGTGCCGGCCGACCAGCCGACCACGCCGAGCGCGCCGAGTTCGCCGAGCACGCCGAACGCCCCGGCGGGCTGAGCGGACCCCCGCCGCGCCCGAAACCCGGGCCCGGTGCCCCGGCGCGCATGAGATCCTGGTAACCGCCCAGCAAGTGACCACGAACGGAAGACCTTCATGACCGCAACCGACCGCGCCCGTGAACTTGCCATCGCGGCGGCCCAGGCGGCGTCCGACAAGGTGGCCGACGACATCGTCGCGTACGACGTGAGCGACGTGTTCGTGATCACCGACGCCTTCGTCCTGGCCTCCGCCAACAGCGACCGCCAGGTGCGCGCGATCGTCGACGGCATCGAGGAGCGGCTGCTGGAGATCGGCGCCAAGCCGGCGCGGCGCGAGGGCGAGCAGGAGGGCCGCTGGGTCCTGCTGGACTACATCGACATCGTGGTGCACGTCCAGCACGCCGAGGAGCGGACGTACTACTCGCTCGAACGGCTCTGGAAGGACTGCCCGCTCATCGAGCTGCCCGAATCGGTGACGAACGGCCGCAGCGAGCGGCCGGCCGGCACGGCGGCGGCGGTCGCCGGCCAGGCCGAGGACCTCGCGCCCGAGGACGGCCTGGACGGCCGGGGCGAGGAGTCCGACGGGTTCGAGGAGTTCGACGAGGACGACGACCTCGCCGGCGGTCCGGGCGCGTGACCGGGAACCAGGACGGGGGCATAGGGGACGGAGCCCCGGCCCCGCGCGGCCAGGAGCCGACCGAGACCGCGCCGTCCGGCATGGACCGGGCCGCGCACAAGCCGGGCTCCCGCCAGATCGTGCTCTGGCGCCACGGCCGCACGGCCTGGAACCTGGAGGGCCGCTTCCAGGGCCAGACCGACATCCCCCTGGACGAGGTCGGCCTGGCGCAGGCCGAGCGGGCCGCCCGCGTGCTGGCGGGCCTCGGCCCCAGCGTCATCGTCGCCTCCGACCTGATCCGCGCCACCCGCACCGCCGACACCCTGGCCCGCCTCACCGACCTGCCGGTCAGCCTCGACGAGGGCCTGCGCGAGACCTACGCCGGCCGCTGGCAGGGCCTGAACGACGACGAGATCATCGCCCGCTACCCCGAGGAGTTCGCCGCCTTCCGCCGCGGCGAGCCGATCCGGCGCGGCGGCGGCGAGTTGGAGGTCGAGGTCGCCGATCGCGTGGTCCCGGCCATCCTGCGCGGCCTGGAGAAGGTCCCGCCCGGCGGCATCCTGGTGGTGGCCACCCACGGCGGCGCGGCGCGCGTGGCGCTCGGCCGCATGATGGGCCTGCCGGCCGAGCTGTGGAGCGCGCTGGGCGGCCTGTCGAACTGCTGCTGGTCCATCCTCGGCGAGGCCCGCCGCGGCTGGCGGCTGCTGGAGCACAACGCCGGCACGCTGCTGGAGCCGGTGATCGGCGACGACGAGTAGGACGGGCTGAGGGGCGCGCGGCGGCGGCCACCTGGGCCGCTGATCGCTGATCGCTGGTGCCGGAGTGCGGTTGCTCTGCGAGAACACGTTTTCGGGGCGCGCGCCGGCGGCCTTCTCGCGCCGGCCCACATCGCGGGCGACAGAAGCCGGTTGCCGTCGCGGCGCAATAACGTCGTCGCCATGCCGGCTCCCGAACTCCGTCCCGCGACCCCCGTCGACCTCGACGCGGTCCTGGCCTTCTGGCAGCTCGCCGCCGAGGACGCGCACCGCCCCGCCGACAGCGCCCGCGCGCTCGAAGCCCTGCTCGCCCGCGACCCCGAGGCCCTGATCCTCGCCGTCGACCCGGCCACCGCCGAGCTGCTCGGCACCGTCATCGCAGGCTGGGACGGCTGGCGCTGCCACCTCTACCGCCTCGCCGTCCACCCCGGCCGCCGCCGCGCGGGCATCGGCCGCCTCCTGGTCGCCGCCGCCGAAGCCCGCTTCCGCGCCCTGGGCGGCACTCGCGCCGACGCCATGGTCCTCGACGAGAACGACCTCGCCCACCATGCCTGGCGTTCCGGCGGCTACGCGCCGCAGCCCGAGTGGTCCCGCTGGGTCAAGCCTCTGTGAGCCGGCGGGTTTGTGCGGCACGCTGGGACCGTGACGGCTGAGATCTTCCACCCCGAGACCTACACCCGCGCCGTCCCCCACGACCGCTTCGCCGAGCTGCGCCGCACCACGCCGGTGTGCTGGATCGAGGAGCCGGCGGTCGGGGCGTGGCCGGCCGGGCCCGGGTACTGGGGAGTGTTCGCGCATGCCGACGTCAAGCGCGTCCTGCGCGACCCGCAGACCTTCTCCTCGCACCTCGGCGGCACCCAGATCCGCGACCCCGAGACCCGGGACGACCTGGCCTTCGTGCGCGCGATGATGCTGAATCAGGACCCGCCGGCGCAGTCCCGGCTGCGCCGCATCGTCGCGGCCGCCTTCACCCCGCGGGCGATCCGCCGCCTGGAGGAGACCATCGCCGAGCGGGCCCGCGTGCTCGTCGACGTGGTCCTGCCCGCCGGGCGCGCCGACTTCGTCGAGGTCGCCGCCGACCTGCCGGTGTGGACGCTGGCCCGCATCATGGGCGTCCCGGACGAGGACCGCCGGCTGCTGTACGACTGGGCCAACCGGGTGATCGGATATCAGGACGCGGACTACGCCGGCCTGAGCACCGCCGATGCCGAGGCGCTGAGCCCGCTGGGCCGCGCGGCGCTCGCCGCGCGGCCGGCCTCGATGACCCGGCCCGACGGCCGTCCGCTCAGCCCGCGCTCCCGGGCCGGCCTGGCCGACATGTACGCGTACGCACACGGTCTCGCGGCTGCCACGTCCGACAGGGACGGCAATAGCGATGGCGACAGCGATGGCGACAGCGGCGGCATCGTCGGCCGCCTCCTCGCCGAGGGCCTCACCGACGACGAGTTCGAGAACATGTTCTTCCTCTTCGCCGTCGCCGGGAACGAGACCCTCCGCAACGGCATCCCCGGTGCGCTCCTCACTCTTCTGGAGCATCCCGACCAGCTCGACCAGCTCAGCCGCGACCCCGAAGCCGGCCTCGGCACCGCCGTCGACGAACTCCTGCGCTTCTGGCCGCCGGTCATGCAGTTCCGCCGCACCGCGACGTGCGACGTCACCCTCGGCGAACAGGACACACCGATCCGGGCCGGCGACAAGGTCGTGGTCTACCACGCCTCCGCTAATCGCGACGAGACCGTCTTCCCCGACCCCGACCGCCTCGACCTCACCCGAAGCCCGAACGACCACGTCACCTTCGGCTTCGGCCCGCACTACTGCCTCGGCGCGCACCTGGCCCGGACCCAGATGCGCGCGATGCTCGGCCAGGTCCTCACGCGGATGCCGCGGATCCGCCAGGACGGCGACCCGGTCCGCCTGACCTCCAACTTCCAGAACGGCCTGAAACACCTGCCGGTGCGCTGGGACTGACTAGACGGTCCCGTGCTCCTCGAGCCAGGCCTCCAGCCGGTCCACGAATGCGGCCTGCGCGCTGTTGATCTTGCCGCGGGCCTCCTCCGCCCCGAACCACTCGCCCCGGTCCACTTCCGGGTACTCCCGCAGCACGCCCGACCGCGGCGGCCATTCGAGCTCGAACAGGTTGCTCACCAGCGTCGTCACGTCGAAGTCCGCCTCGACGGCCCAGGCCGTGACCACCTTCCCGCTCTTCTGCCGCACCGAGCCGAGCTCCACCAGGCCGGCGGTCTCCACCACCGCCCCGGTCTCCTCCTGCAGCTCGCGCACCGCCGCCGTGATCGCGTCCTCGTCGTCGTGATACTCGCCCTTGGGGATCGACCACCAGCCCGCGTCCCGCTTGGTGAACAGCGGGCCGCCGGGGTGGACCAGCAGCACCCGCAGTTCCCCGTCCTCGAACCGGTACATCAGGATCCCCGCACTCCGCTTCACCGCGGCACCTCCCCGAACGCGATCTCGCTGCCGTCCGGGTCGAGATACGTGATCTTGCGGACGCCGTTCGCGTACGTCTCCTGCTTCGCCGGCTTCAGGCCGCGCTCCGCGGTGCCGGACAGGACGGTGTCCAAGTCCTCGACGATGACGGTCTGCAGCGCGTGGCCGGCGTGCTCGGGCCGCTGGACGATGTAGAACAGCCGGCCCTCGTCGAGCTGCCACACGGCTTCGGTCTCGTGCGGGAAGAACGTCGGCTCCACGCCGAACAGCTTCCGGTACCAGGCCGACGCCGCCTCGAAGTCGGCGACGGCCACTCCCGCGAACAGGTTCAGGCTCACCGGATCAGCCTGCCACGACCAGCACGATCTTCCCGCGCACGTGGCCGCTCTCGCTGGCGCGGTGCGCCTCGGCGACCTCGGCCAGCGGAAAGGCTTGCGCGACCGGCAGCGAGAACCGCCCGGCCTCGATCAGCGGGCCGACCTCGGCGAGCGCGTGTAGCGCCCGCCCGGAGTCACCCCGGCTGAACCGGACGCCGTGCTCCTGCGCCCCGAGGAAGTCCGCGATCGTCAGAACATTGTCGGCGCCCCCGGCGAGCTCGATGAGCTCGGGCAGCACTCCGCTTCCGGCGGCGTCGAGCGCCAGATCGACCCCGTCGGGAGCCAGCGCGCGCACCCGGTCGGTCATCCCCTCGCCATAGGCGACGGGCTCGGCGCCGAGCGAACGCAGGTACTCGTGGTTGGCCGGACTCGCGGTGCCGATCACCCGCGCACCCCGCACCACCGCGAGCTGTACCGCGGCGCTCCCGACCCCGCCGGAGGCACCGTTGATCAGCACCGTGCTGCCGTTCTTCACCCCCAGCTGGTCGAGCGCGCGCGTGGCCGTCTCGACGGCGGCCGGCAGCGCGGCGGCACCGGCGAAGTCGAGGGAGGACGGGATCGGCGCGTAGTGGGTGAGCACCGCCAACTCTGCTTGTGCGGCTCCTGACATGGAGAAACCGACCACCCGGTCGCCGACCGCCACGTCCTCGACCCCGGCGCCGATCTCGTCGACCACCCCTGCGGCCTCGTAGCCGAGCGTCTGCGGAAGCTCTTCGTCCATCAGCCCCCTGCGCTTCTTCCAGTCGCTCGGATTGACCCCGGCCGCCCGCACCGCGACCCGCACCTGCCCGGGCCCCGGATGCGGTTCGGGCAGGTCCACGAGCTCCAGGACTTCCGGCCCTCCGAACCGGCTGAAACGGACAGCCTTCATGATGTGCTCCGATCTGAGTCTGACTCCGGGCCGTGGTCGACCGCTTGGTGGCGCTAGACGATTGATTCCTGGGGGTTCCGGCAAGCAGCACCGCACCTGACAAACAATCTTGCGAAACGGTTCAGCAGCAAGCATGGGCGTCACGGACGACCTCCCTCATCCTGGTTGGCTGTGGGTGGTCGGCCGGGGCGGCCAGGCGCCGCTGATCAAACACTGCGCCGAAGGCGCCAACGGATACAGCGCGCCGGTACCCCCAGGAATCAATCGTCTAGCAAGTCTGGCGCGCCCGGAGGGCCCGCGCATGTCCCGTGATCAGCCGCGGTCCGTCATCCACGGCGCGAGCGCGAGGTCGGTGGCCTCGGCCAGCACCCGGTGGAACTCGGCCGGGTCGTCGGGGCGGTCGGAGTCCTCGAGCAGGACCTGCAGGGCGGCGGTGATCGCGCCGATGAAGGCGCCGGTCACCGCCGCGGCCGTGACCTCGTCGAGGGCGTCGGGGTAGGCCGCGGCCAGGTGGTGCGCGATCTCCCGCTGCGCGTCGAGCTGGATCTGCAGCGCCCGGCCGCGTACGGCCGGCACAGTGCGCACCAGCTTCAGCCGCAGCGCGGCCTGCGGGCTCGCCATCTCATCGCTCACGGCGCCGACGCCACGCAGCGCGCGCAGCAGCACCTCGGCCGGACCCTCGTCGGGCCCGCGCGCGGCGATGGCGTCGAGCGTGGCCTGCACCCGCTCGTCGCTCTCCGGGAAGAGCAGGTCCTCCTTGCTCGCGAAGTAGTTGAAGAAGGTCCGGGCGCCGACCTCGGCGGCCGCGGTGATGTCGGCGATGGTCGTCTGCTCGTAGCCGTCGCGGGCGAACAGGCCGGTCGCCGCGTCGACGAGGGCCTGGCGGACGCGGGCCCGCTTCCGGTCGCGCAGGGTCGCCGGTTGTGGTGCTGGTGCGTGCTGGTCGGTCACGGCTTCAGCATACGCAGCCATGGCACGTTTGCAGCGATTGCATATTTGCAGTGACTGCACGTACGCTCGCGGTATGACCGATGTCCTGATCTCGGGAGCCGGCATCGCCGGCTCGACCCTGGCCTACTGGCTCGCCCGCGCGGGGCTGAACCCGACCGTCGTCGAGCGCTCGCAGGGCCTGCGCTCCAGCGGCAACCCCGTGGACGTGCGCGGCCCGGCCGTCCCCGTCGTCGAGGCGATGGGCGTCATGCCGGCGCTGCGGCAGGCCGCGACCGCGACCGCCACTATGAGCCTGCTGGCCCCGTCCGGACGGCCCGCCGCCCGGCTGGCCACCCCC is part of the Catenulispora sp. MAP5-51 genome and encodes:
- a CDS encoding histidine phosphatase family protein codes for the protein MDRAAHKPGSRQIVLWRHGRTAWNLEGRFQGQTDIPLDEVGLAQAERAARVLAGLGPSVIVASDLIRATRTADTLARLTDLPVSLDEGLRETYAGRWQGLNDDEIIARYPEEFAAFRRGEPIRRGGGELEVEVADRVVPAILRGLEKVPPGGILVVATHGGAARVALGRMMGLPAELWSALGGLSNCCWSILGEARRGWRLLEHNAGTLLEPVIGDDE
- a CDS encoding GNAT family N-acetyltransferase, translating into MPAPELRPATPVDLDAVLAFWQLAAEDAHRPADSARALEALLARDPEALILAVDPATAELLGTVIAGWDGWRCHLYRLAVHPGRRRAGIGRLLVAAAEARFRALGGTRADAMVLDENDLAHHAWRSGGYAPQPEWSRWVKPL
- a CDS encoding cytochrome P450, producing MTAEIFHPETYTRAVPHDRFAELRRTTPVCWIEEPAVGAWPAGPGYWGVFAHADVKRVLRDPQTFSSHLGGTQIRDPETRDDLAFVRAMMLNQDPPAQSRLRRIVAAAFTPRAIRRLEETIAERARVLVDVVLPAGRADFVEVAADLPVWTLARIMGVPDEDRRLLYDWANRVIGYQDADYAGLSTADAEALSPLGRAALAARPASMTRPDGRPLSPRSRAGLADMYAYAHGLAAATSDRDGNSDGDSDGDSGGIVGRLLAEGLTDDEFENMFFLFAVAGNETLRNGIPGALLTLLEHPDQLDQLSRDPEAGLGTAVDELLRFWPPVMQFRRTATCDVTLGEQDTPIRAGDKVVVYHASANRDETVFPDPDRLDLTRSPNDHVTFGFGPHYCLGAHLARTQMRAMLGQVLTRMPRIRQDGDPVRLTSNFQNGLKHLPVRWD
- a CDS encoding NUDIX domain-containing protein, with protein sequence MKRSAGILMYRFEDGELRVLLVHPGGPLFTKRDAGWWSIPKGEYHDDEDAITAAVRELQEETGAVVETAGLVELGSVRQKSGKVVTAWAVEADFDVTTLVSNLFELEWPPRSGVLREYPEVDRGEWFGAEEARGKINSAQAAFVDRLEAWLEEHGTV
- a CDS encoding VOC family protein; amino-acid sequence: MSLNLFAGVAVADFEAASAWYRKLFGVEPTFFPHETEAVWQLDEGRLFYIVQRPEHAGHALQTVIVEDLDTVLSGTAERGLKPAKQETYANGVRKITYLDPDGSEIAFGEVPR
- a CDS encoding NADP-dependent oxidoreductase, giving the protein MKAVRFSRFGGPEVLELVDLPEPHPGPGQVRVAVRAAGVNPSDWKKRRGLMDEELPQTLGYEAAGVVDEIGAGVEDVAVGDRVVGFSMSGAAQAELAVLTHYAPIPSSLDFAGAAALPAAVETATRALDQLGVKNGSTVLINGASGGVGSAAVQLAVVRGARVIGTASPANHEYLRSLGAEPVAYGEGMTDRVRALAPDGVDLALDAAGSGVLPELIELAGGADNVLTIADFLGAQEHGVRFSRGDSGRALHALAEVGPLIEAGRFSLPVAQAFPLAEVAEAHRASESGHVRGKIVLVVAG
- a CDS encoding TetR/AcrR family transcriptional regulator; this encodes MAAYAEAVTDQHAPAPQPATLRDRKRARVRQALVDAATGLFARDGYEQTTIADITAAAEVGARTFFNYFASKEDLLFPESDERVQATLDAIAARGPDEGPAEVLLRALRGVGAVSDEMASPQAALRLKLVRTVPAVRGRALQIQLDAQREIAHHLAAAYPDALDEVTAAAVTGAFIGAITAALQVLLEDSDRPDDPAEFHRVLAEATDLALAPWMTDRG